In Streptomyces sp. NBC_00878, a single window of DNA contains:
- a CDS encoding SigE family RNA polymerase sigma factor, whose translation MEQSRADGFDGFVAARWSALFHLACLLVGGDRHRAEDLLQEAMVKLWFAWPRVAEEAPEPYVRKILARAAARSARRRWWGERPVEQLPDLAEVDDVSAAVAERSRLEAALAQLPSAQRAAVVLRYYLDLPDKQVAEALGCPVGTARSHASRGVARLRRILGDVIEPVG comes from the coding sequence ATGGAACAGAGTCGGGCCGACGGGTTCGACGGGTTCGTGGCAGCGCGCTGGTCGGCGTTGTTCCATCTGGCCTGTCTGCTTGTTGGAGGTGATCGGCACCGCGCCGAGGACCTGCTCCAGGAGGCCATGGTCAAGCTCTGGTTCGCCTGGCCGAGGGTTGCGGAGGAGGCACCGGAGCCGTACGTGCGCAAGATCCTGGCGCGGGCGGCGGCCCGTTCGGCGCGGCGGCGCTGGTGGGGTGAGCGCCCGGTCGAGCAACTGCCCGACCTCGCGGAGGTGGACGATGTGTCCGCCGCCGTGGCGGAGCGCTCACGACTGGAGGCGGCGCTGGCCCAACTGCCGTCGGCGCAGCGGGCCGCCGTGGTCCTGCGCTACTACCTGGACCTGCCCGACAAGCAGGTCGCCGAAGCGCTGGGGTGTCCGGTCGGCACCGCCCGGTCCCATGCGTCGCGGGGCGTGGCGCGATTGCGCCGGATCCTCGGCGATGTCATCGAGCCGGTGGGATGA